Proteins from one Haemorhous mexicanus isolate bHaeMex1 chromosome 34, bHaeMex1.pri, whole genome shotgun sequence genomic window:
- the LOC132340970 gene encoding basic salivary proline-rich protein 1-like has product MGFAGSLGLVWFVLGALGPSPPAAGEDWCPHPLNRTHCRCPPGYEGPPWDRNQPWDRQCEDINECLGEGPPPCPPSQSCHNTEGSFRCDCNRGYRPGTPPKKTGPPRKWGRDPRKWGRDPRKRHRDPRKWGRDPRKWHRDPRKWDQDPRKWHRDPRKWGRDPRKWHQDPRKWDQDPRKWGRDPRKWGRDPRKWQRDPRKLGRDPRKTAPGPPEMGQRPPEMGEGPRFIVKMWTSAPSGGRGCVGGAPSASTPPGASSATVPPPGGDPRARGGAQRCRCPPKSAPRKR; this is encoded by the exons ATGGGATTCGCCGGCAGCCTCG ggtTGGTTTGGTTCGTCCTGGGCGCCctcggcccctccccccccgcgGCCG GGGAGGATTGGTGCCCCCACCCCCTGAACAGGACCCACTGCCGCTGCCCCCCCGGCTACGAGGGACCCCCCTGGGACAGGAACCAGCCCTGGGACCGGCAGTGCGAGG aCATCAACGAGTGCCTGGGGGAGGGGCCCCCGCCCTGCCccccctcccagagctgccacaaCACCGAGGGGAGCTTCAGGTGCGACTGCAACCGCGGCTACCggcccgggaccccccccaaaaaaaccggaCCCCCCCGGAAATGGGGCAGGGACCCCCGGAAATGGGGCAGAGACCCCCGGAAacggcaccgggacccccggaAATGGGGGAGGGACCCCCGGAAATGGCACCGAGACCCCCGGAAATGGGACCAGGACCCCCGGAAAtggcaccgggacccccggaAATGGGGGAGGGACCCCCGGAAATGGCACCAGGACCCCCGGAAATGGGACCAGGACCCCCGGAAATGGGGCAGAGACCCCCGGAAGTGGGGCAGAGACCCCCGGAAATGGCAGCGGGACCCCCGGAAATTGGGCAGAGACCCCCGGAAAacggcaccgggacccccggaAATGGGGCAGAGACCCCCGGAAATGGGGGAGGGACCCCGATTTATTGTGAAG aTGTGGACGAGTGCGCCgagtggggggaggggctgtgtggggggGGCTCCGTCTGCCTCAACACCCCCGGGAGCTTCGAGTGCCACTGTCCCCCCCCCGGGAGGGGACCCCCGGGCCCgggggggtgcccag cgGTGCCGGTGCCCCCCGAAATCTGCCCCGAGGAAGAGGTGA